The genomic interval ATCGAGGCCCATGTACTCCAACATCTCCCGGATGCTGGCCGAACAGGCCGCGGCCTCCTGCAGAAGCGTCTTCGAGTAGCTTCGCCGCTCTCGTTCGGGCATCGGCTCGTCGATGAAGTGCGAGGTGTCGATCCCGTAGTGCTCAAGCCTCCCGCGCAGGTAGTTGCGTGGCGCGCTGCCCATCGGAGCGTTCAGTCTGCGCATCAGATCGACGAGGCTCGCGGAGGAGGCTGCGGTACGGGCGAGCAAGTCGCGCGTGTATTTCGCGGAGCTCATCCCCGGGCCCTCCGCTTACGGCCTCGGTAAGTGTCCGTCACCGCATGGCAGTTGGGGCACAGCAACTGGAGGTTCTCCTGGCGGTTGTCCCACCAGTCGCCGTTGATGTGGTCCACCTCAAGCCTCAGTGGCAGACCATTCCGCTCCGGCCCCGTGCCGCACATGGTGCAGCGTTCCTCGACGCCGGCATGGAGCAGTGCGCGGCGCAGGCGGTCACCCGGCACTCTTCCGTCCTCTGCGGAGCGGAGACAGAGAGCGCCCCCGAGCGAACCTTTGGGACGCCCTCGTCGTACGGCCACGAAGTGGCTCGTGTCGATTCCGAGAGCGGCGATACGGCGACTGATGTGGGTCTGATTACCACCGACCTGGCTGATCCCGAGGTGTCGTACGACGTCCTTGACGCTGGTCGACGTCGCCACGGCCGCCCGAAGCCGCTCCTCGGTATGGCGAACCTGGTTCGTCGCGAAATGGGAGATGTCGATGTCAGCTTCGGCCATCTTCTGGCGCAGATAGCGCCTGCTGCCAGGTGTGGGACTGCCTCCGCACCATCGGACCGCGTCATCGATGTGCCTCGTGCGGCGAGCTGCCTCTTCCCGTAACTGGCGGGTGTACCGGGCTGCCACGTTCCCCTCCGATCTCGACCACGTGTTCGTGGTCTCGAATGGAGTAACGAACCGCTTATCGGACAGTCACGCCCGAACCGTAAAGCGGTTGGTAGACTGCGGGTCGCTGAAGCCTTCCAGGAACGGACCCTTGTCCGCCCGGGAGGCTTTTTTCATGACCTCTTTCGCGGCAGCAGCGCACATACACGTACGACCAGCCACCCCCGCCGACCGCCCCGCCGTCGAGCGGCTGTGGCTGATGTTTCGGCATGACCTGTCCGAGTTCACGCCCGGAGCGCAAGTGCAACCTCAACTGCCCAACCCGGACGGCACGTTCCGCAGTGAGCGGGTGACCGCGGCGTTCGGGGACTCCGGTGACTGGGCGCCGTATCTCTTCTGGAGTGGGGAGCGGCCCGTCGGGTTCGCGTTCGTGCGGGGGATCAGTTCGCCCACCCGGATCCTCAACAGCTTCTTCGTCGTGCGCGGTGCCCGGCGGGCCAGGGTCGGGGTGCGGGCCGTGCGGGATGTCGTCGCGCGGTATCCGGGGGAGTGGGAGGTCGCGTTTCAGGACGCCAATCCGGGGGCCGTGGCGTTCTGGCGGCGGGTCGGTGAGGAGCTTGCCCCGGGGGAGTGGGGCGAGGAGCGCAGGTCGGTTCCCGGGCGGGCCGACCTGCCTCCTGATGTGTGGATCTCGTTCAGGTACGGAAAGGCGGTAGAGGCCTAGAGCCCCGGAGCCTCAGACGCCCAGGTCCTTGATGATCTTCGCCACGTGGCCCGTCGCCCGTACGTTGTACAGCGCGTGTTCGACCTTGCCGGACTCGTCCACGATGATCGTGGAGCGGATGACGCCCATGTAGGTCTTGCCGTAGTTCTTCTTCTCGCCGAAGGCCGCGTAGGCGTCGAGGGTCTTCTTGTCGGGGTCCGCGAGGAGGGTGACCTTGAGGTTCTCCTTCTCGCGGAACTTGGCGAGCTTCTCCGGCTTGTCGGGGGAGATGCCGATGACGTCGTAGCCGGCGCCCGTCAGCAGGTCCAGGTTGTCCGTGAAGTCGCAGGCTTGCTTGGTGCAGCCGGGGGTCAGGGCCGCCGGGTAGAAGTAGACGATGACCTTGCGGCCCTTGTGGTCGGCGAGGGAGACCTCGTTGCCGTCGGCGTCGGGGAGCGTGAAGGCGGGGGCAACGTCCCCGGGCTGGAGTCGTTCACTCATCGCGCTAGCGTAACCGGGGGTGCTGACAGTGCACTCCGCGCGAGAGCTGACAGACTGTCCGGCACAAGTACCAGCAGACTTCGGAGGCCGTACGGTGACGGACACGTCGAACACGCCGGACACCAGAACCCCGGCGCAGATCGAGGCGGACATCAAGCGCCGCCGCGATGTCCTCGCCGACACGCTCGACGAGATCGGGGTGCGGGTGCACCCGAAGACCATCGTTGGCGACGCGAAGGCGAAGGTCGCGTCCAGCATCGATCACACCCTCGGCAGGGCGTACGTCGGTGTCAACCGGGTCGTGAGTGACGTCAAGGGTCAGTTCGTCGACGAAGAGGGTGCGCCGCGCGTCGAGCGGATCGTTCCTGTGGCTCTCGTTGCCGTCGGCGTCGTGGGGTTGTTCGTCCTCGGGTCCCGGCGTCGTAACGGTCGTAAGGGCTGAAACCGTGGGTGACCCGCCCGCGTACGGACGGGTCCTGGGCAGGTAGGTTCGTGGGCGTGAGCGCCAAGAGAGACGAGCAGAGCACCCAGCACGACAAGCTGCCCATCCGGATGCTGCACGACCGTGTGCTCGTGCGGCAGGACAAGAGCGAGGGCGAGCGGCGTTCGGGTGGCGGGATCCTGATCCCCGCGACGGCGGCCGTGGGGCGCCGGCTGGCCTGGGCCGACGTCGTCGCCGTAGGCCAGAACGTGCGGACCGTGGAGCCCGGCGACCGGGTCCTCTACGACCCCGAGGACCGCGCCGAGGTCGAGGTGCGCGGAGTCGCCTACGTCCTCATGCGCGAGCGGGATCTGCACGCCGTCGCCGCGGACCGGTTCGAGGGGTCCGAGGACTCGACGGGTTTGTACCTGTAGTACGAAGGCCGAAGGGGCCGGTGACGATCGTCACCGGCCCCTTCGGCCGTCTTCTGCCGCGTGCCAAGGTGCCTGTCATGGCCTGGGTTCTGCTCGTCGTCGCCGGTCTGCTCGAAGTCGGCCGGTCGATCGGCATGCTGTGTTTATCCGGGGACACCCCCAGACCCCCGTAAACCGGCGGCTTCACCCGACCCGTCCCCAGCGTGTTCACCGGCGCCGGAATCGTCGCCAGCATGCTGCTGCTCTCGTACGCCGCGAAGTCGCTGCCCATCGGTATCGCCTACGGCGTCTGGGTCGGGATCGGCGCGGCGGGGGCGGCGGTGCTCGGCATGGTGGTGCTGGGTGAGCCTGTCACCGCCGCCCGGATCTTCTTCGTGTCCCTGCTGCTGGTCGCCGTCGTGGGGCTGAAGGCCACCTCCGGCCACTAGCCGCCGGCAGAACCGGTCACTCCTTCTTGCGGCCGGTGCTCTGCGGGCCCGCTGTCGTTCCTCCGGTCGTCGTGCCGTCGGTGGTGCCGTCGGTCGTGGTTCCTGTGGTGCCGTCGGTCGTCGTGCCGTCCGTGGTCGTGCCCGTCGTGCCGCCGGTGGTCGTGGTGCCGCCGTCGGTCGTCGTGCCGCCCGTGGTGGTGGTGCCGTCCGTCGTGGTGCCGGTCGTGCCGCCGGTCGTCGTGGTGTCACCGCCGGTGGTGGTCGTGCCGCCGTTCGTCTGGCCGCCCTGCGTCTGGCCCTGGGTGCCCGGGCCGCCCGTGGTGGTCGTACCGCCGTTGTCCTGGTCGCCCGTGGTCGCCGGCTGGCTGGGCTGGAGGCTCGGGGGTGCGACCGTCTCGGCGCCGTCCTGGAGCTGGAGGTCGAAGTCGCTCGCCTCGGTGCCCTTGAGGGCCGACTTGGTGAACTGGGCCCAGATCTCGGCGGGCGCCCCGCCGCCGTTGACGCGTTCGAGGCCCATCGCGCCGTAGAGCGACTTGTGGGCGGCGGTCGTCGGGTCCTGGCCCATGACCGAGACGACCGTCGCCAGGTCCGGGGTGTAGCCCGCGAACCAGGCCGCCGTGTCCTCCTCCGCCGTGCCGGTCTTGCCGGCCGCCGGGCGGTCGGCGCCCTGGGCCGCGGTCGCCGTGCCGTTGTCGACGACGCTCTGAAGGACCGAGGTCGTGGTGTCGGCGGACTCGCGGCTCACCGCGCGGGTCGTCTTGTTCTCCGGCAGCTTGACGTCGCTCGTGCCGTCCTTGGTGATCTTCGAGATCATCGTGTACGTGTGCCGCTCACCGTGGTTGGCGATCGTGGCGTACGCCTCCGCCATGTCGAGGACGCTCGCGGTGGACGGGCCGAGCGCGATGGACGGGGTCGCGGTCAGGTCCGGGGTGTCGGACGGGATGCCGAGGGCGACGGCGGTCTGCTTGACCTTCGTGGGGCCCACGTCGACGGCCATCTGCGCGTACACCGAGTTGACGGACTTGTCGGTCGCCGTACGGACGGTGATGTCGCCGTAGGAGGCCTGGTCCTCGTTCTCGGGCGCGTACGAGCCGCCGTTCCAGCCTTCCACGGGGCGCTTGTTGGTGCCGTCGTAGTAGGTGTTGGGCGTGATGGTCTGGCCGTCCTGGGTCTGCGAGTCGTTCTGGATCGCCGAGGCGAGGACGAACGGCTTGAAGGTGGAGCCCACTTGGAAGTCGCCGCGGGTCGCGCCGTTCGTGTACTGCTTCACGTAGTCGATGCCGCCGTACATCGCGACGATCCTGCCGGTCTTGGGATCGACCGAAGCTCCGCCCGCGCGCACGTAGTTGTCGACCTTGCGGCTCTTCTTGTCGAGCTTGGACATGACTTGGTCGTTGACGGCCTTCACGAAGGCGTCCTGCTTGCTCTTCTGGAGCGTGGTGGTGATGCGGTAGCCGCCGGCTTCGAGGGTGTCCGCGTCGATGATCTTGTTGGTGGTGAGGTAGTCCTTGATCGCGCCGACGATGTAACCCCGCTGCCCGGACATGCTCGTTGAGGCCGTCGCCTCCTTCGGCATGGGGAACTTCATGCCGGCGCGCGCGGACTCGGTGAGCCAGTGCTTCTTGACCATGCCGTCGAGGACGTAGTTCCAACGGGCCACCGCCGCGGCCTTGTTCTCCGGATGCGCCACGACGTCGTACTCGCTCGGCGCGTTCAGCAGCGCGGCGAGGTAGGCGCCGCGGCCGGCGTCGAGGGCGGTGGCGTCCTTGCCGTAGTAGGCCTGGGCGGCGGCCTGGATGCCGTACGCGTTACGGCCGAAGTAGCTGGTGTTGAGGTAGCCCTCCAGGATCTCGGCCTTTGACTCCGTGCGGTCCAGCTTGATCGAGATGAAGAACTCCTTCACCTTGCGGGTGACGGTCTGTTCCTGGCCCAGGTAGTAGTTCTTGACGTACTGCTGGGTGATCGTCGAGCCCGACTGGGTGCCCTTGCCGGTCGCGGTGTTCCACGCGGCGCGGACCATCGCCTTGGGGTCGACGGCGGACTCGGTGAAGAAGTCCCGGTCCTCGGCGGCCAGTACGGCGTGCTGGGCGTTCGCGGAGATCTGGTCGAGGCTCACGTTCTCGCGGTTCACCTCGCCGTCGCGGGCGAGTTGGGAGCCGTCCGCGTAGAGGTACACGTTGGACTGCTTCATCGCGAGGGCGTTGGCGGGCGGGATCTTGACCAGCGAGTAGCCGAGGAAGAACGCGCCGATCAGCAGCGCCACGAGCACGACGAGCCCGCCGAGCGTCATCCGCCAGGTCGGGATCGCCCGCCGCCACCCGGTGCGCTTGGGCCGCTTGGCCTTCTTGGGCTGCTCGCCCCCGGCCGCCCCGGACGCCCCAGGGGCCTCGGGTGCGGCGGCCGCTTCCGGCTCTCTCGGTGCCCAGCCCTGGTTCGGCTGCTGCGGCTGCGGCTGGTCGCTCATGTCGTGCACGGACTCCTGTTTCGCGTCGTACCGTCCCGCACTGCCTCGTACGTTCGTGTACGGCCTTGTGCGCTTCTGCGCCCCCAGACGAAGACTCTCGCACCATGCGTTCCGTTCCCGCCGATCGGCACGCACTTGCCCGGAAAATGCGTGGCGTGCGTCACCACCTGCGGACTAGGCTCCTGCGCTTCGGTGTCAAGAGGTGGTGGAGGGTGGTTTCTGTGGGCGCTGGGCGGTTGTACGCGGCCGTCGCGGCGGGGGGTTTCAGGCGGTACGCGACGTACCGGGCGGCGACGCTCGCCGGGGTCTTCACCAACACGGTCTTCGGTGTCGTCCTCGTCTACACGTATCTGGCGCTGTGGGACGAGCGGCCGCATCTCGGGGGGTACGACCAGGCGCAGGCGGTCACGTACGTGTGGCTGGGGCAGTGCCTGTACGCGACGCTGGCGATCCAGGGCGGCGGGTTCGAGAAGGACCTGATGGAGCGCATCCGCACGGGCGACATCGCCGTCGACCTGTACCGGCCCGCCGACCTCCAACTCTGGTGGCTGGCAAGCGACTTCGGGCGGGCCCTGTTCCAACTGCTGGGGCGGGGCGTGATCCCGTTCGTGTTCGGCTCGTTGTTCTTCCCGATGGCGCTGCCCACGGACGTCATGTCCTGGGCGGCGTTCCTGGTGGCGCTGCTGCTCGCGATCCTCGTCAGTTTCGGCATCCGCTATCTCGCGGCCCTGAGCGTGTTCTGGCTGATGGACGGCACGGGCATCAACCAGGCCACGATGATCCTGGGGGTCTTCTGCTCGGGCATGGTGCTCCCGCTGAACGCCTTCCCGGGCGCGCTCGGCGACATCGTCCGCGCGCTGCCGTGGGCGGCGCAGCTCCAGATGCCCGCGGACGTGTTGATGGGGAAGACCGCTCCGCTGCACGCGTACGCCTTCCAGGCGGCCTGGGCGGTGGCGCTGCTCGCGGCGGGGCGGCTGATGCAGTCGGCGGCGACGCGGAGGGTGGTGGTTCAGGGTGGCTGAGACGACCCGAACGAGTGAGGGGGTGATCGGCCCACATATGGGTGACGGTGAACTGCCGCGCTGGCGCGAGGGGTTGCGGGCCTACGGGATGATCGCCGGGATGTGGATCCGGTCGAGCATGACCTACCGCGCCTCCTTCGTCATCACGGTGTTCGGCAACCTGCTGGTGACCGGCCTCGACTTCGCCACGATCCTGCTGATGTTCTCGCAGGTCCACTCGCTGGGCGGCTGGTCCCTGCCCGAAGTCGCCTTCCTCTACGGCCTGTCGGCGACCGCGTTCGGCATCTCCGACCTCGTCCTCGGCTCGATGGACGTGCTCGGCGCCCGCATCCGCGACGGCTCCTTCGACACGCTCCTCGTGCGCCCGGCACCGGTGCTGGCCCAGATCGGCGCCGACCGGTTCGCGCTGCGCCGCCTGGGCCGGATCACCCAGGGCGGCCTGGTGCTGGGGTACGCGCTGCTCCACATCGACGTCAACTGGACAGTGGGGAAGCTGCTGTTGGTGCCGATGATGCTGATC from Streptomyces sp. NBC_01288 carries:
- a CDS encoding HNH endonuclease signature motif containing protein; its protein translation is MAARYTRQLREEAARRTRHIDDAVRWCGGSPTPGSRRYLRQKMAEADIDISHFATNQVRHTEERLRAAVATSTSVKDVVRHLGISQVGGNQTHISRRIAALGIDTSHFVAVRRGRPKGSLGGALCLRSAEDGRVPGDRLRRALLHAGVEERCTMCGTGPERNGLPLRLEVDHINGDWWDNRQENLQLLCPNCHAVTDTYRGRKRRARG
- a CDS encoding GNAT family N-acetyltransferase codes for the protein MTSFAAAAHIHVRPATPADRPAVERLWLMFRHDLSEFTPGAQVQPQLPNPDGTFRSERVTAAFGDSGDWAPYLFWSGERPVGFAFVRGISSPTRILNSFFVVRGARRARVGVRAVRDVVARYPGEWEVAFQDANPGAVAFWRRVGEELAPGEWGEERRSVPGRADLPPDVWISFRYGKAVEA
- the bcp gene encoding thioredoxin-dependent thiol peroxidase, with the protein product MSERLQPGDVAPAFTLPDADGNEVSLADHKGRKVIVYFYPAALTPGCTKQACDFTDNLDLLTGAGYDVIGISPDKPEKLAKFREKENLKVTLLADPDKKTLDAYAAFGEKKNYGKTYMGVIRSTIIVDESGKVEHALYNVRATGHVAKIIKDLGV
- a CDS encoding DUF3618 domain-containing protein, which encodes MTDTSNTPDTRTPAQIEADIKRRRDVLADTLDEIGVRVHPKTIVGDAKAKVASSIDHTLGRAYVGVNRVVSDVKGQFVDEEGAPRVERIVPVALVAVGVVGLFVLGSRRRNGRKG
- a CDS encoding GroES family chaperonin: MSAKRDEQSTQHDKLPIRMLHDRVLVRQDKSEGERRSGGGILIPATAAVGRRLAWADVVAVGQNVRTVEPGDRVLYDPEDRAEVEVRGVAYVLMRERDLHAVAADRFEGSEDSTGLYL
- a CDS encoding transglycosylase domain-containing protein, with translation MSDQPQPQQPNQGWAPREPEAAAAPEAPGASGAAGGEQPKKAKRPKRTGWRRAIPTWRMTLGGLVVLVALLIGAFFLGYSLVKIPPANALAMKQSNVYLYADGSQLARDGEVNRENVSLDQISANAQHAVLAAEDRDFFTESAVDPKAMVRAAWNTATGKGTQSGSTITQQYVKNYYLGQEQTVTRKVKEFFISIKLDRTESKAEILEGYLNTSYFGRNAYGIQAAAQAYYGKDATALDAGRGAYLAALLNAPSEYDVVAHPENKAAAVARWNYVLDGMVKKHWLTESARAGMKFPMPKEATASTSMSGQRGYIVGAIKDYLTTNKIIDADTLEAGGYRITTTLQKSKQDAFVKAVNDQVMSKLDKKSRKVDNYVRAGGASVDPKTGRIVAMYGGIDYVKQYTNGATRGDFQVGSTFKPFVLASAIQNDSQTQDGQTITPNTYYDGTNKRPVEGWNGGSYAPENEDQASYGDITVRTATDKSVNSVYAQMAVDVGPTKVKQTAVALGIPSDTPDLTATPSIALGPSTASVLDMAEAYATIANHGERHTYTMISKITKDGTSDVKLPENKTTRAVSRESADTTTSVLQSVVDNGTATAAQGADRPAAGKTGTAEEDTAAWFAGYTPDLATVVSVMGQDPTTAAHKSLYGAMGLERVNGGGAPAEIWAQFTKSALKGTEASDFDLQLQDGAETVAPPSLQPSQPATTGDQDNGGTTTTGGPGTQGQTQGGQTNGGTTTTGGDTTTTGGTTGTTTDGTTTTGGTTTDGGTTTTGGTTGTTTDGTTTDGTTGTTTDGTTDGTTTGGTTAGPQSTGRKKE
- a CDS encoding ABC transporter permease, yielding MGAGRLYAAVAAGGFRRYATYRAATLAGVFTNTVFGVVLVYTYLALWDERPHLGGYDQAQAVTYVWLGQCLYATLAIQGGGFEKDLMERIRTGDIAVDLYRPADLQLWWLASDFGRALFQLLGRGVIPFVFGSLFFPMALPTDVMSWAAFLVALLLAILVSFGIRYLAALSVFWLMDGTGINQATMILGVFCSGMVLPLNAFPGALGDIVRALPWAAQLQMPADVLMGKTAPLHAYAFQAAWAVALLAAGRLMQSAATRRVVVQGG
- a CDS encoding ABC transporter permease, which codes for MGDGELPRWREGLRAYGMIAGMWIRSSMTYRASFVITVFGNLLVTGLDFATILLMFSQVHSLGGWSLPEVAFLYGLSATAFGISDLVLGSMDVLGARIRDGSFDTLLVRPAPVLAQIGADRFALRRLGRITQGGLVLGYALLHIDVNWTVGKLLLVPMMLICGAAIFGALFVAGAAFQILAQDAAEVQNAFTYGGTTLLQYPPAVFGKDFLRGVTFMLPLAFVNWVPASYVLGRPYPLDLPPGAEFASPLVALAFCALAGLAWRAGLKSYRSTGS